A genomic region of Colletotrichum destructivum chromosome 1, complete sequence contains the following coding sequences:
- a CDS encoding Putative RNA-binding domain superfamily, whose amino-acid sequence MAKVATDFERIIQEGRERKKNEALAQKIFSKDRRQSAPTKLKPGAGPSLASRVGVKKQRTASLGPKALPAGNIDGDWTHDLHGTVNGGGRGRNNGGNAGAGGLASRISAPGGRTAPVGAVAARRGDRRAEQKAAKVATAIERSGGMPDIQMTFSAPTNAPTGPAVKKGLSIRGLAGPFAVMAQNFAPGTTAADIESAMTPVGGEMLSCRIIKTSPLIVAEMVFATKEGGDAVIETFNNQTADGRIIKVYPKPGGYKEPVTTNGAHPVNVRSTSNHIIDGTNGFPEEMEEDDGGLYSDRIVGSGYSSSTNRRGRGFYRGGRR is encoded by the exons ATGGCGAAGGTTGCGACCGACTTTGAGCGCATCATCCAAGAAG GAcgagaaaggaagaagaacgagGCGCTGGCACAGAAGATCTTCTCCAAGGATAGACGGCAGAGCGCACCTACCAAGCTCAAGCCGGGCGCGGGTCCGTCGCTGGCGAGCAGAGTCGGCGTCAAGAAG CAGCGCACCGCCTCTCTCGGTCCCAAGGCCCTCCCTGCGGGTAACATCGATGGCGACTGGACACACGACCTCCATGGGACCGtgaacggcggcggcaggggaCGGAATAATGGTGGCAACGCCGGTGCTGGCGGCCTCGCGTCGCGTATCTCGGCGCCCGGAGGTAGAACCGCGCCCGTTGGAGCTGTGGCGGCCAGACGAGGCGATAGACGCGCCGAGCAGAAGGCCGCCAAAGTCGCCACAGCGATTGAGCGCTCGGGTGGCATGCCAGACATCCAGATGACATTTTCCGCGCCCACCAACGCGCCGACCGGCCCTGCAGTGAAGAAGGGTCTTTCGATCCGTGGCCTGGCGGGCCCATTTGCGGTCATGGCCCAGAACTTCGCGCCGGGGACTACAGCAGCAGATATCGAGAGTGCGATGACGCCTGTCGGCGGGGAGATGCTGAGCTGTCGGATCATCAAGACCAGCCCGCTCATTGTGGCGGAGATGGTGTTTGCAACCAAGGAGGGTGGGGACGCCGTCATTGAAACGTTCAACAACCAAACG GCCGATGGACGGATCATCAAGGTATACCCCAAGCCCGGTGGCTACAAGGAACCCGTCACGACCAACGGCGCGCATCCTGTGAACGTccggtcgacgtcgaaccACATCATCGACGGCACGAACGGATTCCCCGAAGAGatggaggaagacgacggcggcctgtACAGCGATCGGATCGTTGGCAGCGGctacagcagcagcaccaaccGCAGAGGCCGCGGCTTCTACCGCGGTGGCCGCAGATGA